From Daphnia magna isolate NIES linkage group LG2, ASM2063170v1.1, whole genome shotgun sequence:
AAGGCCATGGCTTCCAGCATAGCCTGGGGTTCTTTCGGTGCCGTttggttaaaaacaaaaagaagacaaatGTGTTTGGGTGGGGggaatcatttttgtttcgaaaaaaatttctaaacaTCGTGTGTCGGAGGAGGTGACAAACAAGTCATGTTTAGATATAGCAAAACATTAGTTTCCTTTTAGAACACAGCGTTTCTTAGAGAGTCCCCATCTCAACTCGGCCGTTAGATTTTTCTAAATTAATAAATGAAAGGTAAATTAAATATAGACTTTGTTAAAAATGAGCCACCGATACATACTAGAATATCCAGAAATAGTTGCTAAAAGAACTTTCGGGCTTTATTTCCATTAAAGTTTTCCACCCTGAAAACacaaattcatttatttggtATGGTTCATTATAGTCCTAGTTATAGATACCTTATTTCCATCTCGGTCTTCTTAGCCAAATAGGTTTCAATTGTCTCGACTAACATTAAGTTATCGATAGGTAGCTTTGGCTGCGAAATCATTGCAGCTGTTCCAACAGCTAAGCACCCAGTGGCcttcattttaaataaaatatgaatACTGTCCTTGTAATTATTATTACTCGACATATCCGGTGTCCTACAAGTAAAAATGGAACGTTATAAATTTCTtcaagaataaaaaacgtGCTGAACACTAGCAGAATCAGCAGACTAATCAAATTTAGCAATTGGTAAACACAAAAGAGCATTCAAAAACAACTCACCTAATGAATGACGTcgtggcaaaagaaaaaccaatatATAAAGACAATTCTTGGTTTCAAGGAACTAAAATCTCTAGTGGAAAGAGATGACGCGATTTTCAAAGGATATATGTCCTATGCTGCACCACTTAACAGTAATTCTTTCCCACCAACAACATAGGCAACAATTTTGACTTATCCGTGCACAACTTGCTCATTGACCCTTGTAAACGACGAGGATGGATATCCGATCCAAGTTCAGCCATGTGGCCACAATTATTGTCAAGAAACCTCGGGAAAATGCTACACTCTCTTACTCCCAGTTGAAGACCAAGTAAAATTTTTCCTTCGGCATCATGGAATAAAGAAAATTGATGAGGGTGCTCTTGATACTGAGGACAGGAAAGGTGATGTGTTCACGGGCGACCGTTACAAACAGTACGTCAAAGATGGCCTAATCAGCGAACAAACTGTGACAATGCAAATCAATACCGATGGCGCGCAAAAATTAAAGTCCAGCAAATATTCATTTTTGCCCTTCACGGGGATAATCAATGAAACTGGTTATAAAACGCGACGCTCAAATGTCATTCTGATGGCTATTTGGTTCGGAAACAAGAAGCCTCCAAGAAATGCATTTGTTGATCCATGCGTCGTTGAACTGGAAAAACTTTGCACAACTGGTATTGAGTGTGACGGAAAAATATACACTATACGGCCGGTACTCGTGACATTTGATACGGTTGCTCGTCCAATTCTTCGTCACAGTGCAATTCAATGGGGCATATGGTTGTGATTTTTGTTTGCATCCAGGTATTTAATTAAACAACAATTTTACTTTGCTAATTTATTTAACAAATTACCTCAATCGACCGCCAGGAAAGTCAGTTAAAATCGGAAAAGGAAGTGCTCTTGTTTATTGCAACAGAACTGATGGCACAGAACCCAAGTACCCATTGCGTTCTACTTTTCAATATCGGAATGATCTTAAAGTACAGAGAATTAATGGCTGGAAATTGGCGAATGAGTTTTACAATTTTTAAGGAAATTTATTAATTCTTTGGAAGCAATTAAAGGCGGCAAACCATTCAATGGAATTAAAGGGCCTTCAACACTTGctgaaatagaaaatttttacttcattGGTGCGTTCATACCTGAGTATATGCATTGTATTTGTCTGGGTGTGATGCGCTATCTCATTCTACTGTGGATTTCTCCAACTTACAATAAAGAGCCCTGGTATATATGTAAGCATAAGTTAGAGATTCTTAACAAGCGCTTATCAAATACTAAGCCGCCATACGATATAACAAGAACTCCAAGATCATTGCAGAACATTAAGTTCTGGAAAGCTTCAGTATTTCGAGCTTTTgctctttattattttcctctCCTTGAAGGAATTTTGCCGGAACTctatttttcccattttccaaatttttcCTGCGCCTTTTCAATACTCTTACAAGAATCCGTCCTTACTACTCAGTGTGTCAAAGATGTGGGCGTCCTCCTAGACGATTTCGTTCAAAAAGTCGAGTATTTTTACGGGAAAAGTATGTAAAATTTAACGTTCATCTTCTGACACATTTATCAAAAAGCGTTTTGGACTGGGGCTGCTTGTGGGCTACATCTGCCTTTATACCGGAGTGGTTTAATGACCAGTTGCAAAACCTATCCAATGGAACTCAGACTGCTGTTTAACAAATGAcaagttcctttttttaatgaaaaactcggTTCGCAACGAGGCTATAGAGTTATTAAAAAACCAGTCAGTTCCTTATCATATATCAAAGTTTATTGGTAGAATGATTTGTTTACCCAATATGTACGAGTTCCAAACCTATACAGGCCTTAACATCGAAGGCGATATTAGCCTTAGTCTATTGGGTAACCCCGTTATGAGAATATTTACACTAGATGAGCAAACTGCTGTAGAGAATGCTTTGTTGCTGCAACCAACAAAAGACATcagtgaaaatgaaagaaaaagaatgattGAAATGATTGAGAACAATTGTTGTGCTTTTtatcaaaggattttttttttcggaatgGTAGTAAATTTAGCTTTACTACTTCAACCTATGTACGATCAAAAAAGCGTGTTAATTATTGTGCTCTCTTGAATGATGGTCGTTTCTTCTTGATagaaaacttttctttcattgaaaaagcgaaaaaaaaacatttcatgtGTTCATCTTTGGCCGTTCCATGGacaaagaatttaaaaaaacgtatTCTCCGTCTCTAGTGGGCAAAGAGTTTGTTCGTTTTCCGGGTCAGACAACAAAACTAGCTGGAAGAGGTgatttttaagcaatattgCCATATCAGATAGTTAAAAAGTGTGTTGTGTCAGCACATAATTCCCTACCTCCTTCTTTTATTGTTACGGCGCTAGCCATTACCATGGAAACTGATTAATATTAATATGGCTGTAAACAGTAGAATAAACAGTGTTCGTCaaagtttaaaatttgttAACTATGGACCTGTCTCTTTTTTAATAACTTTAATAAAGGTAAGGCCTCGATAAAATTAGCGCGATtatatttaatatttattgTTGTAAGGcataatatatttatatattatcGTAGCACAGCATATTCGTATTAAACATATAAGTAACGAGCAAATCTACCCTAGTTTAACACTCATTTGCGGCTGCGAACTAACTACTCGCTAAATTTAGTTAGTAATAAAACATCGTAAATTTATGTTCTTCACTAGTAAATTTTAGCAAGTTGCTAAGGGCGCATTTTGGCGTCAACGTTTAGTTGAACCTTTTCAGTTCAACAATTCTGAGGAGTTAACGCTAAAATGGAATTCGACGTTGATGGTTAACTGTCCAGCTTAACCACTGTGTGGACGGTAAAATGACAGTTGTTGTCAAATTATTTCCGCTAAGTGGCTGTCAAATATTTCcactgtttatttttctcaaaaGCCATTGTTTTGAAAGTGACagtaaatacaattttttaaaactctctAAACTCTACTAAAACTATTTGTAAGTCTcatataattttttgaaataactAAATATTAATTCAATTATCTACGTATAGGCAAAATGGCAGATAAAAGAACACTTTGTCTTTTTCTGTCACAATATGTTTTTGATGGCATTCAATCATCCAGTGAGGAAAGTGATTCTGATTCAGAGGATACAGAATTGCTTACTGTTATCGGATCCACCGAAATGGAGCGTCATCCTCGTCAAGTTGGATACCTGAACGTGATATCTGTATACTCTGATGCAGATTTTTTCAAACACTTCAGGGTAACGAGAACAACATTCCAGTATTTGTTGGCTTATTTACAAGACAACAACTTCCGCTGTGATATAATATTTCATGGGGGATGTGAACCCATGTCTCTCTATGAAATATTGTATATTAATCTACAGTACCTAGGAAATCAAGGTTCCCTTAGGCTGCTTGCTGATAAGTTCAATAGAACGGACTCCTCAGTTTGCAACGTAGTTTCCCAATTTTGCAATTTCATGTTTCAAAAGCAGCGGGACTTTATCAAGTGGCCAAACAGAGAAGGAATCCCTGCTGTGTCTAGGGCTTTTCGCAGGAAGTGTAACTTTCCTGGAGCAGTATCTGCTCTTGATGGTTGCCACATACCCTTTCATCCTAAAGCTCCAAATCAGGTACCATATCGAAACTACACAAAATTTTGTAGTTTCAATCTTATGGCTGCTGCCTTACCcgacccatatagcacatttctgccgtcggatgtccgaatcatggccgaacatccgttagatatctatgtactcaatgggtagttccagggatgtccgtcggctagtcaccttggaagtgcaatggatgtgcgaaaattatattctacggacctccttccaacagccaaaaagattttcaattgtttcatttaaggatcggcctcgagccaatcggggcgcttttttgcaaatcgggtttctcatttcgggccaaggaggcgtggctcagggtggaaaattcttctccccgaattcaattggggtttgcaatcaattggattgcaatcaatcgattcatcaatgcaaaaaacattatcgattgacccgatctatccgataacaaccccgataatagctcgttctacccgcttgccccgatttttactctgaaaccgaaagaacggcattttttttattgcttcggggcaacgggttaacctcaaattttttccccgcaccgccccggttgaaaaagtggcacctcatttcaaccccgaatgcactttatcggtgcggggcggttaactcgattagaactaattggggccgatcactaagtttcattattaattgtcaaaatttcttgagagggggaaaacttaaccgtgttcaaatttttcccttgaacgtatttttatttgaagtccagcatttaaaatgaaaaattaaaaaaataaaggagtaatgatctatttgccggatggtttattttaaaatttatttcaaaaaatgaataaaatatatgaaagtcgtgagtttgtttgcacaagctttccgtttagcttacgggaaccaagccattgaaaattaactcacagaaaataaatattattcggcatctaataatattaaaagcaagtatacttatgataggattataatttcaaataataaaaaactactttaaacttaataaatcatgctgaagtttaaaattcaaaaaatatttagcataaattgtttaatttcaatttatacacctctggtttaacctaagttcaacatcatcttgactttttaaaaatcctgtatgtgatttgttatcgaaaaagctcaagtgttttacaacaattcgattgtattgtttgaaaatgatacataatatatctgtagattggcacagtggaataagattcgactgtgatgcgggagacccgagttcgaatccaggtatagcctaatgttttttcatgaatagatgtccaatacatgtcatatttatagccaaatgaaagcccgttcggatatccttagaatgtctgacggcgctgttgagggcggtcaaaaccaaaaaaaaatacatccgtaggacatccaaatcggatatcgggctgtccggaggatatcaaaaagatgtactcaacatccgaccccgacatctgtcggacatccgacggactgccttgtgttatgtggggaTCGGTCGTTTTCATATGTGTTTTGTGGGTTCCCGGGTAGTGTACATGATTCCACTGTATTCCAAAGCAGTTCCTTATTCCATCAGCTAGATACCGAATGCCACCagttttttaatcaaaattcaTACCATATCATTGCTGATTCCGCTTTTCCCTTAAAACAATGGCTTATTACTCCATTTAAAAAACTGAATGGGCGGCTACCTAGGAGCCAAAGGATTTTCAATAAGAAATTGTCTTCAACCAGAATGGTTATTGAACTTGCATTTGGGGATATAAAAAATAGATTTAAACGATGTCTAGATATCAACACTAGCATTGAAAAAGGTGTTGATATCGTCGTGACTTGCTGTATATTGCATAATGTTTGTATACAACAAGGAGATCTTTTCTACGGTGGAAAGCTGGACGAGGAATATCTAAATTGCAACGTGAACAACCAACCGTATGCTGTAGTTGTGATAGATCGCTTGGCTGAAAGAAAACGGCAACAAATCTGTGACTCCCTACAATgaagacaaaaataaaaatttgttatcAATCCATAAACTGAAATAAAGTACGCATTGTTCTTCattgtaatatttttattactttttcattttattacaACATTTTGGTAAATTGTAGTGGCAGCTTCCGGTTTATGATTCAAAAGTAATCCTGTATCCATTTGGTACGTTTAATACGTCGTTATTTCGATTCTTGGttcaatatttgattcttGTTTCTTAGATATAAAGTGATATTCactttttgaagaaaaaaaataggacACTAGCAAGCACTGTATGCCATCACGCCAAAACAAGGCGTCCTATTTCCGTGAAAAGATAAATTTGCCATAATTAgggaataaaataaatcataCACTGATTTTACCACTTATGATGATGAAGAACTACATTCATCAGACGAAGAACTTGATTTTGAATCAGAATGCGATCGCTTTCTTTTTGACTCAAAGTTTTCGTTGTTGGAAGAAAATGTCTTCTTGTTTCcgcatttcttctttttctttttcttttttttggaagACGGAACCAAACTTTTCATTACGTCGATTAATTGTTGCGTCTTTTCCATTCTTTCGTCATgtcgtttttgtttgtcttttttttcttctaaaagaCGACAGGATCTTTCGTCACGCATCTCACGGAAAACTTCCAAAACCTTGTCGGTTTTGGAAGCTTTGCTGGGtctcttcctttttgtttgaGTTGATCCGCTTGCTTCGTCGAGGCTATCCAAAAATATGTCATCATCCGATATGTAAGACAACATACCggagttgtttttttcagtgcaTGATATACCTACAGGAATAGTAATacataaagagaaaaataaataataaaaacagtGAGAGTCTGGAAAATGATTAATATTGATATGATATATGACTTATAAAAGGGGGGGTGATCGAGAGAAGAATTCTCAATACCTAGGGGTTTAGGTTCCTCCTGTAAAGCAACTCCACAAAGTGACGAATTATTTGAATCATTAGCCGTCTTTTTAATTTCACCTTCTGTAACAAGAATAATATTAAGATCAAATTTTGTTATAAAAACTTATATGGCACAACAGTACCCCGATCTTCACCAACTTTGAACTTGTGAGGATTGTGGTATAGTGAATCACTCACATAAGGAGGTCGAAAGGAATGATTGCTGGAGCCTAAACAGAACAACAGTAAAATGAGTAAGTAAtaatatagtatatatatatatggtaAGTAATAATATATATGCATAACTTATCCATGAACATTAAATTACCTATTACTGCTTCGATGGAATCAAAGAACTTTGGCTTCTTTTGGGTATCATTTGCACCGCTTCCTGTTTGCTGAAATTTGGATATATAATTTCTATAATCCTTGCGTAGGTTTTCCCACTTGTTTTTACATGTCTGGATTTTGTCAACTCCACGAATACAAAATCCTGCTTCTTCCAAGTTACtgcaaatttcatgccaaattTGCCTTTTACTTGTCTTGGAATCATTCAAtgtttcccaatttttttcaacaatcctACAAATAATAGGATGTTTCAAATTATACTTCAAAATAATCTAGTATAAAATTAATTACCCAAAAACACTTCTGTAGCCTCACAATCGATTGCAATTTGTGTGGCAGTTTTTTTACCATTCcaacattcttttttgtttcactaTCACTTTCTACAATTATATTTTCCATTACGatacaaattcaaaaaaaagtcatatcttttgaaaaaaaaattttagtttaCAAGTGTCTGCTTTGAAACAGTGTTGCCGTATTATAtaattacaaacaaaaacagaagatATAGCTCTACGCGGTTGAGCTAGAGCTCAAGGGTGGTCTAGACCACCGTTGAAGAAGTTAAACTTTTTCCATTCAACCTTAAGTTGACGTTGTCGCCAAAACGGTCACCCAGTTCAGCCATCTACCGGACGGTTGACACAAAAACACAAGTTCACTGAAAAGTTGAACTAAAAGTTGACGCCAAAATGCGCCCTAAGGAAACCCTACTAGCAAGTGAACAACTGATTAGAAACTAACAAGAATACGCAGTGTTCTATGCTAGCATGTGAATAGCGAATGAGTGAAAATTgtagaatactatatatattatacatagtATTCTACTACTCTGGTATATAAATATagtattatattatatatatattattcttTTACTATGGTAAAactgaaggaaaaaaacaaagggttttTAAGAATTTGGCAACTCTggttgatgccgcaaaaaaggaatttccataatttagttttttagcCTACTCTAAAATcgttgaataaaaagaaaaaaatctgaaaatcaGGCTACAGGTAGAACTAACGTAGTTCTTTTTTAAgcccttttgcgtcttcgtagccctagctctttgtttaaaaaaaaaccaaagtgACTTCATTTGCATAAtgtcctctcggctttctaaagactttttcatcaAATTTTTACCCGCCcttcccataaaaaaaaaatgctggaaaaaattagggacgttctcactatttatgagaacgtacacacacaaaattttaccatttaggtgaaaattgtagcactgagagaaccgcaaaaatggcgtttttgcataaggttctctcaggcttccaaagactttTGGTAGGTACTGTACGTAAATACGAGAATAACAGAAATTCCTGATGacgatcttatttttgaattgccgATTTCTTAAGTATGAACAGCCTCAAGAGCATTACTCTTAACCGAGCCCACAATTTTGTCACCAATTGAACTCTTTAAACACTGTGGTCTGAGGTAATACTACGAAAGAACTGATTCAGAGCatgaatcagtgcactcgggAGAACAACAAAGTAGGTCAGAATCAGAATTAGTGCCCCAATGTTTAGTAACACTCGAAACTGAGGAGTAAACTTCTAAAAACAGCGTACCCATCGAAATTGTAAGAGCGGAAATCCACACGCAAGTTTATCAGATTCCTTTAGATTGTCCTAAATCGACCCCTAGTATCTCAACAATCACTTGTCCGACGGTTAATCATTCACAGTCAAGTATGAAAACTCAAACTCCTCATTCACAGTTAGCGTCCACTCCGTGTAACTATTTACCTTATCAAGGACTACAAGGTCGGAAAACCTCCTTTACTCCAGCGTCGATCGTTGACCtgtcaaacaaaatcatgcaaaacaaaccgtcagaagaaacaaaccaagacatgtccattaaaataaacataaaagaattgagccgtttgatttaatccggaatggattatgaggatgcttctaaagcagctgattgtattgtgcaacacgttctaacgaatactaaacgttgcattaattcctctcagaaaacgaagTATAATGGACAGCCTGTTTTTACAACTAGCTCTCAGCCTTCCTATCTTACCTCAACCCCTTTACATAT
This genomic window contains:
- the LOC116916547 gene encoding uncharacterized protein LOC116916547, translating into MLEWIVEKNWETLNDSKTSKRQIWHEICSNLEEAGFCIRGVDKIQTCKNKWENLRKDYRNYISKFQQTGSGANDTQKKPKFFDSIEAVIGSSNHSFRPPYVSDSLYHNPHKFKVGEDREGEIKKTANDSNNSSLCGVALQEEPKPLGISCTEKNNSGMLSYISDDDIFLDSLDEASGSTQTKRKRPSKASKTDKVLEVFREMRDERSCRLLEEKKDKQKRHDERMEKTQQLIDVMKSLVPSSKKKKKKKKKCGNKKTFSSNNENFESKRKRSHSDSKSSSSSDECSSSSS